One stretch of Nitratiruptor tergarcus DSM 16512 DNA includes these proteins:
- a CDS encoding sensor domain-containing protein, translated as MSSRLRDELAIRIFSVIPRNVAANFFAAIMTLYPLYPNLHFSHFVWLIAVMVVMLYRFILYFFFKKRKYNLHHLCILHYIGIVLTAGVWAGGIWTIFYDTDLLHKIYIAFVIAGLSAGAVVSFASDKKSGIIYTTSMLVPTIVWFFTASDRFGIAMGILAIVYYLFLLHASSQIFTTLLHSIRLSIEREKLLHQFKKSTKELQMVFESAPLGILFYDKNLYLLDANNTALEILGMQKKQTIGFDLYKLQNNSFEKILRDVLQFNEKVVYEGELQSVGDRKKLHMRLIANPVKDASGEVIGGLAIMEDIGKEVQTKEQLERFAQFYLKNPHPVMQIDCNKKTITIENESAKRLRANIIHWEHIVDEICTHKNSSIEEQVGSKYFRFDIVDLENGFVNVYVKDITAEKRAIEEAEFFAYYDELTKLPRKKVFTEFIYKAIKHAIRYDKNNALLFIDVDDFKKINDSYGHSIGDAFLVKIAQKIQSNLRGVDVVTRLGGDEFAILLTDLPHDKVQAQEKTSVVIRKIFQTLQEPLYIDGIKLQVTLSVGAVVFREGDIEELFKNADIAMYEAKREGKNRYVFYEDKIKLQFLQKSILLHELEEALAHNDLALYLQPIYDLQTRYCSHAEALVRWNYNRGNSILFPQDFLPLMEEGNMLSQLTFWVLKEVSQIASKIETLDYISVNMSLRDFERDDFIPLIKKLYESGEVIPQKIELELTGNAQIRNLNDFQKQLQALKDLGFRFAIDDFGICYSSLYYLKHFIIDTLKIDKNFIKEIDRKENDKILTKFIIDVAKLYNMHIVAEGVERTSQLKLLEEMGCEKVQGYLLARPMPVKDFEEFIKNYKRLPL; from the coding sequence ATGTCTAGCAGACTACGTGATGAATTAGCTATAAGAATCTTTTCTGTAATACCTCGCAATGTAGCTGCAAACTTTTTTGCAGCAATTATGACGTTATATCCGCTCTACCCCAATTTGCACTTTTCGCATTTTGTATGGCTTATAGCAGTAATGGTGGTTATGCTTTACCGATTTATACTCTACTTCTTTTTTAAAAAAAGAAAATATAATTTACATCATTTGTGTATCCTTCATTATATTGGCATAGTACTTACTGCTGGAGTATGGGCTGGAGGGATTTGGACAATATTTTATGATACAGATCTCCTTCACAAAATTTATATTGCATTTGTTATAGCGGGATTGAGTGCGGGTGCTGTTGTCTCTTTTGCTTCCGATAAAAAATCAGGAATTATTTATACAACTTCAATGCTTGTGCCAACCATCGTATGGTTTTTTACCGCATCTGATAGATTTGGTATTGCAATGGGAATATTGGCCATTGTTTACTATCTCTTTTTGCTCCACGCTTCTTCACAGATTTTTACAACTTTGCTCCATTCAATCCGCCTCTCTATTGAGAGAGAGAAACTTTTACATCAGTTTAAGAAAAGTACCAAAGAGTTGCAAATGGTTTTTGAGTCAGCACCTTTGGGAATACTTTTTTATGATAAAAATCTTTATTTGTTAGATGCGAATAATACTGCATTAGAGATCTTAGGTATGCAAAAAAAACAAACAATCGGTTTTGATCTCTATAAACTCCAGAACAACTCTTTTGAAAAAATTTTACGTGATGTTTTACAATTTAATGAAAAAGTAGTATATGAAGGGGAACTGCAATCAGTTGGAGATAGAAAAAAGCTTCATATGCGTCTTATTGCCAACCCCGTCAAAGATGCTTCTGGAGAGGTGATAGGTGGATTGGCAATAATGGAAGATATCGGCAAAGAGGTTCAAACAAAAGAGCAGTTAGAACGCTTTGCACAGTTTTATCTTAAAAATCCTCACCCTGTAATGCAGATAGATTGCAATAAAAAGACTATCACTATAGAGAATGAGAGTGCAAAGAGACTGCGTGCTAATATTATTCACTGGGAACATATAGTAGATGAAATATGTACACATAAAAATAGTTCCATCGAAGAACAGGTAGGCTCAAAATATTTTCGTTTTGATATTGTCGATTTGGAGAACGGATTTGTCAATGTGTACGTTAAAGATATTACTGCTGAAAAAAGAGCAATTGAGGAAGCAGAGTTTTTTGCCTATTATGATGAGTTGACAAAGCTACCTCGCAAAAAAGTCTTTACAGAATTTATATATAAAGCTATCAAACATGCAATACGCTATGATAAAAATAATGCTTTGCTCTTTATAGATGTGGATGATTTTAAAAAAATAAACGACTCTTATGGACATAGTATAGGGGATGCTTTTTTAGTCAAAATAGCCCAAAAAATTCAATCAAATCTTCGTGGTGTAGATGTTGTCACAAGGCTTGGTGGAGATGAGTTTGCGATTTTACTGACAGATCTTCCTCATGACAAAGTGCAAGCTCAGGAAAAAACGAGTGTAGTTATTCGCAAAATTTTCCAAACTTTACAAGAACCTCTTTATATTGATGGGATAAAACTGCAAGTTACTTTGAGTGTAGGTGCTGTTGTTTTTAGAGAGGGTGATATTGAAGAGCTTTTTAAAAATGCGGATATTGCTATGTATGAAGCAAAAAGAGAGGGGAAAAACAGGTATGTTTTTTATGAAGATAAGATAAAGTTGCAATTTTTACAAAAGAGTATTTTGCTTCATGAGTTAGAAGAAGCTTTGGCTCATAATGACTTAGCGCTCTACCTTCAGCCAATATATGATCTACAAACGAGATATTGTAGTCATGCTGAAGCATTAGTACGATGGAATTATAATAGAGGAAATTCCATACTCTTTCCACAAGATTTTCTGCCCTTGATGGAAGAGGGCAATATGTTATCGCAACTTACATTTTGGGTACTTAAAGAGGTCTCTCAAATAGCCAGCAAAATAGAGACTCTTGATTATATCTCTGTTAATATGAGTCTGAGAGATTTTGAAAGAGACGATTTTATACCACTCATAAAAAAACTCTACGAGAGCGGCGAAGTTATACCTCAAAAGATTGAGCTAGAGTTAACTGGAAATGCACAAATAAGAAATCTTAATGACTTTCAAAAGCAGTTACAAGCACTTAAAGATCTTGGATTTCGTTTCGCAATTGACGATTTTGGGATATGCTACTCCTCTTTATACTATCTCAAACACTTCATTATTGATACTTTGAAGATTGACAAAAATTTTATCAAAGAGATAGATAGAAAAGAGAATGATAAGATATTAACAAAGTTTATTATAGATGTTGCAAAACTTTATAATATGCACATAGTTGCCGAAGGTGTGGAAAGAACATCTCAACTTAAGCTTCTTGAAGAGATGGGATGCGAAAAGGTACAGGGATATCTACTTGCACGTCCTATGCCTGTAAAAGATTTTGAAGAGTTTATCAAAAATTATAAACGATTGCCGCTTTAG